From a single Plasmodium coatneyi strain Hackeri chromosome 4, complete sequence genomic region:
- a CDS encoding Hydroxymethylbilane synthase — translation MHWLASLFLCIYLSTYVCRHVHLKESSFIPPHNWELRKSKKINVKKNVYTGKSCKKKALRVYIGKEIIIGTRDSPLAIKQSEKVQTKLEAYFKKMNKNVKVTLRPIKTMGDNILDKKVNLFGGKGIFTKELDEQLIEGNVHICVHSLKDVPMELPEQVQLSCFLKRDTINDAFLSVKYATLEDMNKMNMANKGEQESYQVNGASQKMTNQNVKRENYEGDHYANSIPTIGTSSLRRSSQIKYKYKNVAVKNVRGNINTRIAKLCNGQYDAIIIAKCGLERLTSKKGIRNIIERKNKVPQENFLINHNNMEINLSLLHIQQINRRTIYPALCQGIIAVSSNRNDEDISDVLKNINDDKAQIMANVERSFLYHIEGNCMMPIGGYAKIANDEIVFNAVINDIHGREKYHVRQVGTVQNCNQIAVMAAKKMKEKIGTLRFNEIREEAAQYYA, via the coding sequence ATGCATTGGTTAGCCTCCCTTTTTCTATGCATATACCTTTCCACCTATGTGTGCAGACATGTCCACTTAAAGGAAAGCAGCTTTATTCCCCCTCACAATTGGGAATtgaggaaaagcaaaaagataaatgtaaaaaaaaatgtctacaCAGGTAagagttgcaaaaaaaaagcactgCGCGTTTACattgggaaggaaataattattGGCACCCGGGACTCCCCACTAGCAATAAAACAGTCGGAAAAAGTCCAAACAAAACTTGaagcatattttaaaaaaatgaacaaaaatgtgaaagtcACTTTAAGGCCTATCAAAACAATGGGGGATAATATATTGGATAAAAAGGTTAATCTCTTTGGAGGGAAAGGAATTTTCACAAAAGAGTTGGACGAGCAATTAATAGAAGGAAATGTCCACATTTGTGTGCATTCTCTGAAGGACGTTCCGATGGAATTGCCAGAACAAGTACAACTGTCCTGCTTCCTAAAAAGGGACACAATAAATGACGCCTTCTTATCGGTAAAGTATGCCACCCTGGAagatatgaacaaaatgaacatggCAAATAAGGGGGAGCAGGAAAGTTATCAGGTTAATGGGGCGAGCCAAAAAATGACTAACCAAAATGTGAAGAGAGAAAACTACGAAGGTGATCACTACGCGAATTCTATACCAACCATTGGGACGTCCTCCTTGAGAAGGTCCAGCcaaattaaatataaatataaaaacgtaGCAGTAAAGAATGTGCGGGGGAACATTAACACAAGAATTGCTAAACTGTGTAATGGGCAATACGACGCCATAATCATTGCAAAGTGTGGACTGGAAAGATTAACAAGCAAAAAGGGCATTAGAAATATAattgagagaaaaaataaagtgccCCAAGAAAACTTCCTAATTAATCACAACAATATGGAGATCAATTTGAGCCTTTTACACATCCAGCAAATAAACAGGAGAACTATCTACCCCGCTTTGTGCCAGGGAATTATCGCTGTGTCATCCAACAGAAATGATGAGGACATTTCTGATGTactgaaaaatataaacgatGACAAGGCGCAAATTATGGCAAATGTAGAGAGGTCCTTTTTGTATCACATTGAGGGGAACTGCATGATGCCCATTGGGGGGTatgcaaaaattgcaaacgATGAAATTGTCTTCAATGCGGTAATTAATGATATCCATGGGAGAGAGAAATATCACGTTCGCCAAGTTGGGACGGTACAAAATTGCAATCAAATTGCAGTAATGGctgccaaaaaaatgaaggaaaaaatcggGACGCTCAGGTTTAACGAAATCAGGGAAGAGGCGGCCCAATATTATGCGTAa
- a CDS encoding Abc transporter: MLLKQCIVNYQLLVNCRDPLCGHVRIFGLGRGRGVAQVEGGGKRKSVKSISSLSSINSVDMVSSVRKVRSTPKVSNALNAPNVTNLPNLPNKGNFLFIHKIPYRASTHQGQKNWMSNPPKEAQMTSPEWITRMSRKCSRWRIRLFSSGSRNDGKTNWGDENKADGKNDQPKEDAKTNINQAQEAFFNLRKSLRESFEKKLNTNADGGVSIKDIYKILKKERNYLAVAFLCLLISSLGQMFFPMCISKIINMYGGKEESLKYVMNEVYKTVFLIIGISTFSFFRIYFIETSIEKITRRLRKDLFENILNQKLSFFEKQKTGELINRLSNDIEVSSRVLITLSFGIRNLIAAIVGGICALHISPSKLFQSFLLPVSASLIIGTTYGKIVKQISIVKQEKLSNCIDFASEKIHNIGNVRLLNGESFEKKEFTNYLNEVYKSGAKYSLVKAGNHFLFVSIISLFLLHLIYYGNYLIANKYINTGDLFSLIMYSLFCGSGIQGVMQSIGDLQKCIGSCAKVLQIINLPKSEYNEHWSKDTILFLKNEDYSIKFDNVSFSYGKDEEIIPHDKSYAEVDPASRRSSAGSSGTSATDCTSSTTPANHTDRASSKRVEENNYALKNVSFFLPHNKSVAIVGKSGSGKTTILNLLSKKNTPNAGNILIGNFQIEKISSSALRYIQGVITQNPFLFNMSIQGNLLYPLKAYEQMLKEQLILIEEEKISQRCTKNRKNINSCRGTKSTMLNNTASENTLESHQLAIDELDEIHSFVTREIQNVQENLKKITPDMLKDTYKNFHIHDFLSKYAHYDDVNVGVDGSSLSGGQKQRVYLAQNLFKKNKILILDEPTSSLDKLSENIINEALLKYMKGKTSIIFTHRLDLLNFVDYIGVLNDGSMVQFDLRAKVLEKPCDILRQILSQSSF; this comes from the coding sequence ATGTTGCTGAAGCAGTGCATCGTAAACTACCAACTGTTGGTTAATTGCCGCGACCCCCTCTGCGGCCATGTGAGAATTTTCGGTCTCGGCAGAGGCCGAGGCGTCGCgcaggtggaaggtgggggaaaaagaaaaagcgtGAAAAGTATAAGCAGTCTAAGCAGTATAAACAGTGTGGACATGGTAAGCAGTGTGAGAAAAGTGAGAAGCACTCCAAAGGTTAGCAACGCTCTAAACGCACCAAACGTGACCAACCTGCCGAATCTACCAAACAAGGGaaacttcctcttcattcatAAAATCCCATACCGAGCGAGTACCCATCAGGGGCAGAAAAACTGGATGAGCAACCCACCCAAGGAGGCCCAAATGACCAGTCCAGAGTGGATAACGCGCATGTCCAGGAAGTGCAGCAGGTGGAGGATACGCCTGTTCTCAAGTGGGAGCCGTAATGACGGAAAAACCAACTGGGGAGACGAGAACAAAGCGGATGGAAAGAATGACCAGCCGAAGGAGGACGCCAAAACGAACATAAACCAAGCACAAGAAGCCTTTTTCAACTTAAGGAAAAGCTTGAGAGAGTCATTTGAAAAGAAGCTAAACACAAATGCAGACGGAGGTGTGTCCATAAAGGacatttacaaaattttgaagaaggaaaggaattacCTAGCAGTGGCATTCCTCTGTTTGCTAATCTCCTCCCTGGGACAAATGTTCTTCCCCATGTGTATAAGCaaaataattaatatgtacggagggaaggaggaatcTTTAAAGTATGTAATGAACGAGGTGTACAAAACGGTCTTCCTTATTATAGGAATTTCTACGTTCAGCTTTTttcgtatatattttatcgAAACGTCTATCGAAAAAATTACTAGACGGTTAAGAAAAGATTTGTTTGAAAATATACTCAATCAGAAGTTgtctttttttgaaaagcaGAAAACAGGAGAGTTAATAAACAGATTATCTAACGACATTGAAGTTTCCTCGAGGGTACTAATAACTCTTTCCTTCGGGATTAGAAATTTAATTGCGGCAATTGTTGGAGGAATCTGTGCTTTGCATATATCTCCAAGTAAATTATTTCAGTCCTTTTTACTCCCCGTCTCTGCTTCTCTGATAATTGGTACCACTTatggaaaaattgtaaaacaAATCAGCATTGTAAAGCAAGAGAAGTTAAGTAATTGCATCGACTTTGCGTCAGAGAAGATACACAACATTGGTAACGTTAGACTACTCAATGGAGaatcttttgaaaaaaaagaatttacaaattatttaaatGAAGTGTACAAATCGGGTGCGAAGTATTCACTCGTCAAAGCTGGAAACCACTTCCTCTTCGTTAGTATCATTTCGCTATTTCTGCTCCACTTGATTTATTATGGGAATTATTTAATTGCCAATAAGTACATAAATACGGGAGATTTATTTTCCCTAATTATGTACTCCCTATTTTGTGGTAGTGGCATACAGGGTGTTATGCAATCCATTGGCGATCTTCAGAAATGCATTGGCTCATGCGCAAAGGTACTTCAAATTATTAACCTCCCCAAGAGTGAATACAACGAGCACTGGTCGAAGGACACAATTCTTTTCCTCAAAAATGAGGATTACTCCATCAAGTTTGACAACGTTTCTTTTTCGTATGGCAAAGATGAGGAGATCATCCCCCACGACAAGTCCTATGCCGAGGTGGATCCCGCTTCACGCAGGAGCAGTGCAGGGAGCAGCGGCACTAGCGCAACGGACTGCACGAGCAGCACGACCCCTGCGAACCACACAGATCGCGCAAGTAGCAAACGCGTGGAGGAGAACAATTACGCCCTGAAGAATGTCTCCTTCTTCCTGCCGCACAACAAATCAGTTGCCATTGTAGGCAAAAGTGGCAGCGGAAAAACGACCATCCTAAATCTGCTCTCCAAGAAGAACACCCCCAACGCGGGAAACATCCTCATAGGCAATTTCCAAATTGAGAAAATCAGCTCCTCAGCCTTAAGGTACATCCAAGGAGTAATCACGCAAAACCCGTTTCTTTTCAATATGTCTATCCAGGGCAATTTGCTCTACCCCCTCAAGGCATATGAACAGATGCTGAAGGAGCAATTAATACtcatagaggaagaaaaaatttcccaaaGGTGCaccaaaaatagaaaaaacataaattcGTGTAGAGGTACCAAATCGACAATGCTGAACAACACGGCGTCTGAAAATACCCTCGAGTCACACCAACTTGCAATCGACGAATTGGACGAAATACACTCCTTTGTCACCAGGGAAATACAAAACGTgcaagaaaatttaaaaaaaattacgccaGATATGTTGAAAGATAcgtataaaaattttcacattcaTGACTTTTTAAGTAAGTATGCTCATTACGATGATGTAAATGTAGGGGTGGATGGATCTTCCTTGTCGGGAGGACAAAAGCAGAGAGTTTACCTTGCGCAGAAtttatttaagaaaaataaaattctcaTTTTGGATGAACCGACTTCTTCGCTAGACAAATTATCGGAGAACATAATTAACGAAGCGTTACTGAAAtatatgaagggaaaaacgtCGATCATTTTTACTCACCGATTGGACCTGCTCAATTTCGTTGACTACATCGGTGTCCTTAATGATGGCTCGATGGTGCAGTTTGATTTGCGGGCCAAGGTGCTCGAGAAACCCTGCGACATTTTGCGTCAGATACTCAGTCAGAGCTCCTTCTGA
- a CDS encoding SICA antigen: MTAGQFYFLSNEITRWVMEKGMNDVEKIGEKIKKDLKKTFENLLSRLGRQESGEIYNLCYNNVKWSGNPMQELDMQTLCQGIMEIRYFMNGIKTKRKSGSWNDDVTIEKIPDDEAYRRCLVGMISMLEFYKEHCRLEFVIKAIEAGMKEKLEGHKNKGAILDRCKGVDITGLILGKTAVADEIKKWAQVEKNKRESGIRRVGHVKRVSEGYCENEQSQGKLEETVNKNLEIMTSLLGIENRNKLKVLTDNDNKYTLSQGELETALEPATNGSKNIDDVIQNLKKEIQQKIQRTDPPSPLPRASPNGGGIGAALAAALSVPGTAIPVVAGVIALPAFLSAFFLYKIFFFKKHNLYGGRRKKRSTFRHELNSLWDNEDSSIEYSRSNLMESVIGTDSATEYSGSNLTEYLSEYSIPYTSSSI; the protein is encoded by the exons atgactgcaggacaattttatttcctaAGTAACGAAATAACACGATGGGTAATGGAGAAGGGTATGAACGATGTGGAGAAAATTGGG gaaaaaataaagaaggatcTGAAGAAAACATTTGAAAATTTGCTCAGTAGGTTGGGGAGACAGGAATCCggggaaatatataaccTCTGTTATAATAACGTAAAGTGGTCTGGGAACCCTATGCAGGAGCTGGATATGCAGACACTATGTCAAGGGATCATGGAAATAAGATATTTTatgaatggaataaaaacaaaaaggaagagtggATCATGGAATGATGACGTAACTATTGAGAAGATTCCTGATGATGAAGCTTACAGACGTTGTTTAGTAGGAATGATAAGTATGTTAGAATTTTATAAAGAACACTGTAGACTGGAATTTGTTATAAAAGCAATAGAAGCGGGAATGAAAGAGAAGTTAGAGGGGCATAAGAATAAAGGGGCAATATTGGATAGGTGTAAAGGAGTAGACATCACCGGTTTAATTTTGGGAAAAACGGCCGTTGCggatgaaattaaaaagtgggcacaggtagaaaaaaacaagaggGAAAGCGGAATTAGAAGAGTAGGACATGTAAAAAGGGTAAGTGAAGGTTATTGCGAGAATGAGCAATCTCAAGGGAAACTGGAAGAAACAGTGAATAAAAACTTGGAAATTATGACATCGCTCTTAGGAATAGagaatagaaataaattGAAAGTACTAACAGATAATGATAATAAGTACACCTTATCGCAAGGCGAATTGGAAACAGCACTTGAACCAGCCACAAATGGGAGTAAAAACATAGACGATGTAATACAgaatttaaagaaggaaattcaACAAAAAATACAGAGAACTGATCCACCATCACCGCTACCTAGAGCCTCTCCCAATGGTGGAGGAATTGGTGCCGCCCTAGCTGCTGCTCTGTCTGTTCCTGGGACAGCCATTCCTGTTGTTGCAGGAGTCATAGCATTACCAGCATTTTTATCcgctttctttctttacaaG atcttcttctttaagaAGCATAACCTttatggaggaagaaggaaaaaaagatcaacTTTTAGACATGAATTGAATTCATTATGGGACAACGAAGACTCTTCCATAGAATATTCAAGATCCAACTTAATGGAAAGTGTAATAGGAACCGACAGtgcaacagaatattcaggATCTAACCTAACGGAATATCTGtcagaatattctattccatatACATCATCCTCAATATGA
- a CDS encoding SICA antigen has product MNYSEWKTLIALCENLDDNLDTGMSKYEDFCKIMIRNILLITAPGNQYRNQGGGGTCKREVKGIPLCSLLKVWMEYMRYLCAPWKIMEHAFNGVDQVKENLFQDKNLVPCDYTKYAGLYREGTDMLPGIWKLLHEGVIHNRVGIVTKHRWCTDHGTMRTRHNAPVVSARARNDGSVADAAVSSDQKLRELQSDIEKMEEELKKEQEAELELLHDALQEAIEESNKQAQPEQQHPPPPPQPARPANPEDPGGQQPPPPPPPPAPPVLPPVNEGEGPQLKNDDQSEDRKKSPSKTPDDYDTGSVAVSWNGKQGEFQVTGGRVELPGEPDLTALKGIVVEEPPGTLTNSGTTAVTPTQEPKDSVNLRDPASSHAVKPTSTTPQLTPDGREEPTAGGNEEQDQALVPSNTIGTTSKDTSSQGAGKTTPLIPLEPVVHRITLDGTLTDVQDKGLRVPELPTKKAQSIPIAVPLVSKIDNLPELLTPYLPTIPVFIGMSAMTYLLWKYFAFFGKGRKRYRRAYQGRGPPPLEEQLPDHVDDQDDGPHEYTLVKERRQPRSLPTGRTKRSKKQGVVRRTIIDIHLEVLDECQKEDLHSTKEGFFEILVQEFMGSGFREKDFVPTEGVAEEQVSSSDCEFREEGFVPKECVPKDQVQGSDSVFREEDFVPKEGIPKEQVQGSNSGFREEDFLPREEISVEQVPRSDSGF; this is encoded by the exons ATGAATTACAGCGAATGGAAAACCCTAATCGCCCTATGTGAAAATTTGGATGATAACCTTGACACTGGCATGAGTAAGTATGAAGACTTCTGTAAAATTATGATAAGGAATATACTTTTAATTACAGCTCCGGGAAATCAATATAGAAAccaaggaggagggggaacATGTAAGAGGGAAGTAAAGGGCATTCCACTATGCAGCTTGTTAAAAGTGTGGATGGAGTATATGCGGTACCTCTGTGCTCCATGGAAAATAATGGAACATGCTTTTAATGGAGTGGAccaagtgaaggaaaatctCTTCCAGGATAAGAACCTTGTACCGTGTGATTATACAAAATATGCTGGCCTTTATAGAGAAGGCACGGACATGTTACCTGGAATATGGAAATTGTTGCATGAGGGTGTTATTCATAATAGAGTGGGCATTGTAACCAAACACAGGTGGTGCACTGATCATGGTACAATGAGGACTCGACATAATGCCCCAGTGGTTTCAGCGCGTGCGCGTAACGATGGAAGTGTGGCTGATGCAGCAGTGAGTAGTGATCAAAAACTAAGGGAGTTGCAAAGTGatattgaaaaaatggaggaagaattaaaaaaggaacaggaaGCAGAACTAGAGCTTTTACATGATGCCCTGCAAGAAGCCATAGAAGAAAGTAATAAACAGGCACAAcctgaacaacaacatccACCCCCACCTCCGCAACCAGCACGACCAGCAAATCCAGAAGATCCAGGAGGACaacaaccaccaccacctcctcCACCACCGGCACCCCCCGTCCTTCCTCCTGTTAACGAGGGTGAAGGTCCTCAATTGAAGAATGATGATCAATCGGAAGATCGTAAAAAGTCTCCCAGTAAGACTCCAGATGACTATGATACGGGTTCTGTTGCTGTTTCTTGGAACGGTAAACAAGGGGAGTTCCAGGTAACAGGTGGTAGGGTTGAACTTCCCGGTGAACCAGATTTGACAGCCTTAAAGGGTATTGTTGTGGAAGAGCCCCCTGGCACCTTAACAAATTCCGGAACTACTGCGGTCACTCCAACACAGGAACCCAAGGATAGCGTCAATCTGAGGGATCCGGCCTCCTCTCATGCCGTGAAACCCACTTCAACTACTCCACAACTTACTCCAGATGGCAGGGAGGAACCCACAGCAGGTGGAAATGAGGAACAGGACCAAGCATTAGTGCCATCGAACACAATAGGAACAACAAGTAAGGATACATCATCCCAGGGAGCAGGGAAAACAACACCTTTAATACCCTTAGAACCCGTAGTACATAGAATAACATTAGACGGCACTTTAACTGACGTCCAAGATAAAGGTTTAAGAGTTCCAGAATTACCAACAAAGAAAGCCCAAAGCATCCCTATCGCTGTTCCACTTGTTAGCAAGATTGACAACCTTCCTGaactccttaccccataccttcctaccattcccgTCTTCATTGGTATGTCTGCTATGACTTATCTcctctggaag tactttgccttttttggtaaaggaagaaaacgttacagaagagcttatCAAGGACGTGGTCCTCCCCCCCTAGAAGAACAACTTCctgatcatgtggacgaccaggatgacggtccacatgaatataccttagtaaaggaacgcagacaaccaagatctCTTCCAACGGGGAGAACGAAGAGGTcaaaaaaacagggcgttGTTCGTCGCactattattgatattcatttagaagtcttagacgaatgtcaaaaggaaGACCTTCATTCGACGAAAGAAggcttttttgaaattttggttcaagagtTTATGGGTTCCGGTTTTAGGGagaaagactttgttcctacgGAAGGTGTTGCTGAGGAACAGGTTTCAAGTTCAGATTGCgagtttagggaggaaggctttgttcctaaggaatgtgttcctaaggatcaggttcagggttcagatTCTgtgtttagggaggaagattttgttccaaaggaaggtattcctaaggaacaagttcAAGGTTcaaattccgggtttagggaggaagactttcttcctagggaagaaatttctgtggaacaggttccaagatcagattccgggttttag